A window of the Equus przewalskii isolate Varuska chromosome 10, EquPr2, whole genome shotgun sequence genome harbors these coding sequences:
- the TSPOAP1 gene encoding peripheral-type benzodiazepine receptor-associated protein 1 isoform X6, with product MEQLTSLPRPGDPGAMEPWALPAWQSWTPGQGSEPGGAAPSIADTPAALQLGELGLKESSEPEGARSPRLVGGIDPEGTETELPSLGQQAASSVPSCPMLEDEEAEVFPEGKLNMGFGDGPNLELLRALGELQQRCAILKEENQMLRKSSFPETEEKVRRLKRKNAELAVIAKRLEERARKLQETNLRVVSAPVPRPGASLELCRKALARQRAQDLSETASVLLAKDKQIAALQRECRELQARLTLVGKEGPQWLHVRDFDRLLRESQREVLRLQRQIALRNQQEPPPPPRPPGPAAPARAGAPAPGAPGEATLQEDVESPPVVLGEPEKQQRVQQLESELSKKRKKCESLEQEARKKQRRCEELELQLREAQNENARLVEENSRLSGRATEKEQVEWENAELRGQLLGVTQERDSALRKSQGLQSKLESLEQVLKHMREVAQRRQQLEVEYEQARLSLQEKQQEVQRLQQAQAEAKREHEGAVQLLESTLDSMQVRVRELEEQCRSQTERFSLLAQELQAFRLHPGPLDLLTSALGCSTLGDRPPPPCCCSTPQPCRGSGPKDLDLPPGSPGRCSPKSSEPASATLAGVPRRTAKKAESLSNSSRSESIHNSPKSCPTPEVDTASEVEELEADSVSLLPAAPEGSRGGARIQVFLARYSYNPFEGPNENPEAELPLTAGEYIYIYGNMDEDGFFEGELMDGRRGLVPSNFVERVSDDDLLTSLPPELADLSHSSGPELSFLSGGGGGSSSGGQSSGGRSQPRAEEEAAGDELSLSPLPEGLGEPPAVPYPRHLAILKQLAHSVVLAWEPPPEQVELHGYHICVNGELRQALGPGVPPKAVLEDLDLRAGALRVSVQSLTSRGSSDPLRCCLVVGAQARVVPTQLRVHRLTATSAEITWVPSNSNLAHAIYLNGEECPPACPSTYWATFCHLRPGTLYQARVEAQLPPQGSWEPGWERPEQRAATLQFTTLPAGPPDAPLDVQIEPGPSPGILIISWLPVTIDAAGTSNGVRVTGYAVYADGQKIMEVASPTAGSVLVELSQLQLLQVCSEVAVRTMSPHGESADSIPAPVAPALAVACLPARVFCPSPRPGSEARPPLAPASPGPGDPSSPLRCPDPHGTREPPGGPPASPPRETPKGSQEELPAPCSQEEVGAAVLGASEDRRASGPTVRETVPGPAASSLAKEEAEWTAGEACPAPCSTQEALAQRVPSAEACCGGDTASGLRPRAEREDTAELGVRLVNSLVDHGRNSDLSDIQEEEEEEEEDEELGSRTCSFQKQVAGSCIRENGAKPQPDPIWETDSDEEVLEQILELPLQQFCSKKLFSIPEEEEEEDEEDEEDKERPGAGCSSRDPGLPEPAVLGLGCDSSLPRGPGPCPLSPEPSRAGDRLEDMPGLVGGNSWKRGNGSPEKPPNRRRSPDPREHCSRLLSNCGPQASGRPGPTRERGAPVVGEGAKGGPEAGGRGRPAPSRRCPRGLAPESGLASCLSPKCLEISIEYDSEDEQEAGGGGVSITSSCYLGDGEAWGTAPIGRPRGPLKANSGLNPYPRLLAWEKGEPERRGRSATGRAKEQPSRAAESGEPRGQRGPPRKGGRAPRPTELAPPRSPPEVLAYQDLPVRVFVALFDYDPVSMSPNPDAGEEELPFREGQILKVFGDKDADGFYRGEGGGRTGYIPCNMVAEVAVDSLVGRQQLFQRGYLSPDVLTEGSARTAGPPPKPRRSKKTESEGPAQPSAGFPQPVSSASLKAPRSMVAAFDYNPQESSPNMDVEAELPFRAGDVITVFGGMDDDGFYYGELNGQRGLVPSNFLEGPGPEAGSSDREPGTPQAESQDRASSTQGPPEPPGWPCAPGSGSFPRIGLGGPQGTREKVRGLLSKGKQLFRKLGSGKKE from the exons ATGGAGCAACTGACATCCCTCCCACGGCCGGGGGACCCTGGAGCCATGGAGCCATGGGCACTGCCCGCCTGGCAGAGCTGGACTCCAGGCCAGGGGAGCGAACCTGGAGGCGCAGCCCCAAGCATTGCTGATACTCCAGCAGCTCTGCAGCTTGGAGAACTGGGGCTTAAGGAGAGCTCTGAGCCCGAGGGAGCCAGGAGCCCCCGACTTGTGGGGGGCATTGACCCTGAAGGAACAGAAACTGAGCTGCCCAGCCTGGGGCAGCAAGCAGCAAGCTCCGTACCCAGCTGCCCGATGCTGGAGGATGAGGAGGCGGAGGTTTTTCCTGAG GGCAAGCTGAACATGGGCTTCGGGGACGGACCCAATCTGGAGCTGCTGAGGGCCCTGGGGGAGCTGCAGCAGCGCTGTGCCATCCTTAAGGAGGaaaaccaaatgctg AGGAAGAGCAGCTTCCCTGAGACGGAGGAGAAGGTGCGGAGGCTGAAGCGGAAGAACGCGGAGCTGGCGGTCATTGCCAAGCGCCTGGAGGAGAGGGCCCGGAAACTGCAGGAGACTAACCTTAGGGTG GTGAGTGCCCCCGTGCCccgtccaggggccagcctggagtTGTGCCGGAAGGCCCTGGCCCGCCAACGAGCCCAGGACCTCAGTGAGACAGCCAGCGTCCTGCTGGCCAAGGACAAGCAGATTGCTGCCTTGCAGCGAGAGTGCAGGGAGCTGCAGGCCAGGCTCACCCTGGTCGGCAAG GAGGGCCCCCAGTGGCTCCACGTGCGGGACTTCGACCGGCTGCTGCGCGAGTCCCAGCGGGAGGTGCTGCGGCTGCAGAGGCAGATCGCTCTGCGCAACCAGCAGGAGCCGCCCCCACCGCCCCGGCCCCCGGGCCCTGCTGCCCCGGCCAGAGCAGGGGCGCCCGCCCCCGGGGCCCCGGGAGAG GCCACACTCCAGGAAGATGTGGAAAGCCCACCCGTGGTCCTAGGGGAGCCAGAGAAACAGCAGAGGGTGCAGCAGCTG GAGTCAGAACTCAGCAAGAAGCGGAAGAAATGCGAAAGCCTGGAGCAGGAAGCCCGGAAAAAGCAGAGGCGATGTGAGGAGCTG GAACTGCAGCTGAGAGAAGCCCAGAATGAGAATGCCCGCCTGGTGGAGGAGAACTCTCGGCTCAGTGGGAGAGCCACAGAGAAGGAGCAG GTGGAGTGGGAGAATGCGGAGCTGAGGGGCCAGCTCCTGGGGGTGACACAAGAGAGGGACTCAGCCCTTCGCAAGAGCCAGGGTCTGCAGAGCAAGCTGGAGAGCCTGGAGCAGGTGCTGAAG CACATGCGGGAGGTGGCccagcggcggcagcagctggAGGTCGAGTATGAGCAGGCTCGGCTCAGCctgcaggagaagcagcaggaggtcCAGAGGCTGCAGCAG GCCCAGGCGGAAGCTAAGAGGGAACATGAAGGCGCCGTGCAGCTGCTGGAG tcCACCCTGGATTCCATGCAG GTCCGGGTTCGAGAGCTCGAGGAGCAGTGCCGCAGCCAAACTGAGCGCTTCAGCCTCCTGGCGCAGGAGCTCCAGGCCTTCCGCCTGCACCCTGGCCCCTTGGATCTGCTCACCTCTGCCCTGGGCTGCAGTACCCTTGGGGACCGTCCACCACCCCCCTGCTGCTGCTCTaccccccagccctgcagggggTCTGGCCCCAAAG ACCTTGACCTCCCACCGGGCTCCCCAGGGCGCTGCAGCCCAAAGTCTTCCGAGCCTGCCTCTGCCACGCTTGCTGGGGTCCCTCGAAGGACCGCCAAGAAGGCAGAGTCTCTCTCCAACTCCTCTCGCTCTGAGTCCATCCACAACAGCCCCAAGTCTTGCCCTACGCCTGAG GTGGACACAGCCAGTgaggtggaggagctggaggcagaCAGTGTGTCCCTGCTCCCAGCAGCGCCGGAGGGCAGCCGGGGAGGAGCCAGGATCCAGGTCTTCCTAGCGCGCTACAG CTACAACCCCTTCGAGGGCCCCAACGAGAATCCAGAGGCAGAGCTGCCGCTTACTGCTGGCGAATATATCTACATCTATGGCAACATGGATGAGGATGGCTTTTTTGAAG ggGAGCTTATGGATGGCCGAAGGGGCCTGGTCCCTTCCAATTTTGTAGAGCGTGTGTCCGACGACGACCTCCTGACCTCCCTCCCTCCGGAGCTGGCCGATTTATCCCACAGTTCAGGCCCTGAACTCAGTTTCCTGAGCGGAGGTGGGGGTGGCAGCAGTAGTGGGGGCCAGAGCAGCGGGGGACGCAGCCAgcccagagcagaggaggaggctgcaggggaCGAGCTTAGTCTGAGCCCCTTGCCTGAGGGTCTGGGTGAGCCTCCTGCTGTGCCTTACCCCCGCCATCTGGCAATCCTCAAGCAGCTGGCCCACAGTGTGGTGCTGGCCTGGGAGCCACCTCCTGAGCAAGTGGAGCTACACGGCTACCATATCTGCGTGAATGGGGAGCTGCGtcaggccctggggcctggggtgcCCCCCAAGGCTGTGCTTGAGGACCTGGACCTGCGGGCCGGGGCCCTCCGTGTTTCTGTACAGTCCCTGACCAGTCGGGGCAGCTCCGACCCTCTGCGCTGCTGCTTGGTGGTGGGTGCCCAGGCCCGAGTGGTACCTACTCAGCTGCGGGTCCATCGACTGACAGCCACATCTGCTGAGATTACCTGGGTTCCCAGCAATAGCAACTTGGCCCATGCCATCTACCTCAATGGGGAAGAGTGcccccctgcctgccccagcacCTACTGGGCCACTTTCTGCCACCTGCGGCCTGGTACACTCTATCAGGCACGAGTGGAAGCTCAGCTCCCACCTCAAGGATCCTGGGAACCAGGCTGGGAGCGGCCGGAGCAGCGGGCTGCCACACTGCAGTTCACCACACTGCCCGCAG GCCCACCTGATGCCCCCCTGGATGTGCAGATTGAGCCGGGGCCCTCACCTGGAATCTTGATCATCAGCTGGCTCCCAGTAACAATTGATGCTGCTGGCACCTCCAATGGCGTCCGTGTCACAGGCTATGCCGTTTATGCTGATGGGCAGAAG ATCATGGAGGTGGCCTCGCCCACAGCAGGCAGTGTGCTGGTGGAGTTGTCCCAGCTTCAGCTGCTGCAGGTGTGCAGTGAGGTGGCTGTACGTACCATGTCACCCCATGGCGAGTCAGCCGACTCCATTCCAGCTCCTGTcgccccagccctggctgtggCCTGCCTGCCAGCCAGGGTCTTCTGCCCCTCACCACGACCAGGCTCGGAGGCCAGACCACCCCTTGCTCCAGCTTCTCCAGGGCCTGGAGACCCCAGCTCTCCCCTCCGGTGCCCTGACCCCCATGGAACTCGAGAGCCCCCTGGGGGCCCCCCAGCAAGCCCTCCCAGAGAGACACCAAAAGGATCCCAAGAGGAGCTCCCAGCACCTTGCTCCCAG GAGGAGGTTGGGGCAGCTGTGCTGGGTGCCTCAGAGGACAGGAGGGCCAGTGGGCCAACCGTGAGGGAGACCGTTCCTGGCCCTGCAGCGTCCTCACTCGCCAAGGAGGAGGCCGAGTGGACTGCAGGAGAGGCCTGCCCAGCACCCTGCTCTACGCAGGAAGCCCTGGCCCAGAGGGTGCCCAGTGCTGAGGCCTGCTGCGGAGGAGACACAGCGTCTGGGCTGAGGCCCAGGGCTGAG AGGGAGGACACGGCGGAGCTCGGGGTCCGTCTGGTGAACTCCCTTGTGGACCATGGCCGCAACTCAGATCTATCAGACAtccaagaggaggaggaagaggaggaagaggatgaggagcTGGGTTCCAGGACTTGCTCTTTCCAGAAGCAGGTTGCTGGCAGCTGCATTAGGGAGAATGGGGCCAAG ccccagcccgacCCCATCTGGGAGACTGACAGCGACGAGGAGGTCTTGGAGCAGATCCTGGAGCTGCCCCTCCAGCAGTTCTGCAGCAAGAAGCTCTTTAGCatccctgaggaggaggaggaagaggatgaggaggatgaggaggacaaagagaggccaggggctggctgTTCTTCCCGAGACCCTGGCCTTCCTGAGCCTGCAGTGCTGGGGCTGGGCTGTGACAGCAGTCTGCCCCGAGGACCTGGCCCGTGTCCGTTGTCTCCTGAGCCCTCCAGGGCTGGGGACCGCCTGGAGGACATGCCCGGACTAGTTGGTGGAAACAGCTGGAAGAGAGGAAATGGCTCCCCCGAGAAGCCCCCAAACCGCAGGCGGTCCCCAGATCCCCGTGAACACTGCAGCCGACTTCTCAGCAACTGCGGGCCCCAGGCCTCTGGACGACCAGGCCCCACACGGGAGAGGGGGGCCCCCGTTGTGGGCGAGGGTGCCAAGGGTGGACCAGAGGCTGGTGGGAGAGGGCGGCCGGCCCCTTCCCGGAGGTGCCCCCGGGGCCTGGCCCCAGAATCTGGCCTGGCCAGCTGCCTTTCTCCCAAATGCTTGGAAATCAGCATCGAATATGATTCTGAGGATGAACAGgaggcgggcggcgggggcgTCAGCATCACCAGCTCCTGCTACCTCGGAGATGGGGAAGCCTGGGGCACAGCACCTATAGGAAGGCCCAGGGGGCCTCTGAAGGCCAATTCAGGCCTCAACCCCTACCCACGCCTCCTGGCCTGGGAGAAAGGGGAGCCAGAACGGAGAGGCCGCAGTGCGACTGGCAGAGCCAAGGAGCAACCCTCCCGG GCAGCAGAGTCGGGGgagcccagagggcagaggggcccCCCACGGAAAGGGGGCCGGGCCCCCAGGCCCACCGAGCTGG CCCCTCCGAGGAGTCCCCCAGAAGTGCTGGCTTACCAGGACCTACCTGTCAGGGTCTTTGTGGCCCTGTTTGACTATGACCCTGTGTCAATGTCACCCAACCCTGATGCTGGGGAAGAGGAGCTCCCCTTCCGGGAGGGCCAGATCCTGAAG GTGTTTGGGGACAAGGATGCCGATGGCTTCTACCGGGGTGAAGGTGGGGGCCGGACAGGCTACATCCCCTGCAACATGGTGGCTGAGGTAGCTGTGGACAGTCTTGTGGGGAGACAACAGTTGTTCCAGCGGGGTTATTTGTCCCCAGATGTTCTCACTGAGGGCTCAG CCCGCACAGCTGGGCCTCCTCCCAAGCCCCGCCGCTCCAAGAAAA CTGAGTCAGaaggccctgcccagcccagtgcAG GCTTCCCCCAGCCGGTCTCCTCTGCCAGCCTGAAAGCTCCCCGCTCCATGGTGGCTGCATTTGACTACAATCCCCAGGAGAGCTCCCCCAACATGGATGTGGAG GCAGAGCTACCCTTCCGGGCAGGGGACGTCATTACTGTGTTCGGGGGCATGGACGATGATGGTTTCTACTAT GGCGAGCTGAATGGACAGAGGGGCCTGGTTCCATCCAACTTCCTGGAGGGCCCTGGGCCTGAGGCGGGCAGCTCAGACAGGGAGCCTGGGACACCCCAGGCTGAGAGTCAG
- the TSPOAP1 gene encoding peripheral-type benzodiazepine receptor-associated protein 1 isoform X13 codes for MEQLTSLPRPGDPGAMEPWALPAWQSWTPGQGSEPGGAAPSIADTPAALQLGELGLKESSEPEGARSPRLVGGIDPEGTETELPSLGQQAASSVPSCPMLEDEEAEVFPEGKLNMGFGDGPNLELLRALGELQQRCAILKEENQMLEGPQWLHVRDFDRLLRESQREVLRLQRQIALRNQQEPPPPPRPPGPAAPARAGAPAPGAPGEATLQEDVESPPVVLGEPEKQQRVQQLESELSKKRKKCESLEQEARKKQRRCEELELQLREAQNENARLVEENSRLSGRATEKEQVEWENAELRGQLLGVTQERDSALRKSQGLQSKLESLEQVLKHMREVAQRRQQLEVEYEQARLSLQEKQQEVQRLQQAQAEAKREHEGAVQLLESTLDSMQVRVRELEEQCRSQTERFSLLAQELQAFRLHPGPLDLLTSALGCSTLGDRPPPPCCCSTPQPCRGSGPKGNLAVEGLAPYPRGSTLSPWSLFRPQTAGPHAFFSLDLDLPPGSPGRCSPKSSEPASATLAGVPRRTAKKAESLSNSSRSESIHNSPKSCPTPEVDTASEVEELEADSVSLLPAAPEGSRGGARIQVFLARYSYNPFEGPNENPEAELPLTAGEYIYIYGNMDEDGFFEGELMDGRRGLVPSNFVERVSDDDLLTSLPPELADLSHSSGPELSFLSGGGGGSSSGGQSSGGRSQPRAEEEAAGDELSLSPLPEGLGEPPAVPYPRHLAILKQLAHSVVLAWEPPPEQVELHGYHICVNGELRQALGPGVPPKAVLEDLDLRAGALRVSVQSLTSRGSSDPLRCCLVVGAQARVVPTQLRVHRLTATSAEITWVPSNSNLAHAIYLNGEECPPACPSTYWATFCHLRPGTLYQARVEAQLPPQGSWEPGWERPEQRAATLQFTTLPAGPPDAPLDVQIEPGPSPGILIISWLPVTIDAAGTSNGVRVTGYAVYADGQKIMEVASPTAGSVLVELSQLQLLQVCSEVAVRTMSPHGESADSIPAPVAPALAVACLPARVFCPSPRPGSEARPPLAPASPGPGDPSSPLRCPDPHGTREPPGGPPASPPRETPKGSQEELPAPCSQEEVGAAVLGASEDRRASGPTVRETVPGPAASSLAKEEAEWTAGEACPAPCSTQEALAQRVPSAEACCGGDTASGLRPRAEREDTAELGVRLVNSLVDHGRNSDLSDIQEEEEEEEEDEELGSRTCSFQKQVAGSCIRENGAKPQPDPIWETDSDEEVLEQILELPLQQFCSKKLFSIPEEEEEEDEEDEEDKERPGAGCSSRDPGLPEPAVLGLGCDSSLPRGPGPCPLSPEPSRAGDRLEDMPGLVGGNSWKRGNGSPEKPPNRRRSPDPREHCSRLLSNCGPQASGRPGPTRERGAPVVGEGAKGGPEAGGRGRPAPSRRCPRGLAPESGLASCLSPKCLEISIEYDSEDEQEAGGGGVSITSSCYLGDGEAWGTAPIGRPRGPLKANSGLNPYPRLLAWEKGEPERRGRSATGRAKEQPSRAAESGEPRGQRGPPRKGGRAPRPTELAPPRSPPEVLAYQDLPVRVFVALFDYDPVSMSPNPDAGEEELPFREGQILKVFGDKDADGFYRGEGGGRTGYIPCNMVAEVAVDSLVGRQQLFQRGYLSPDVLTEGSGHCPFVYSTARTAGPPPKPRRSKKTESEGPAQPSAGFPQPVSSASLKAPRSMVAAFDYNPQESSPNMDVEAELPFRAGDVITVFGGMDDDGFYYGELNGQRGLVPSNFLEGPGPEAGSSDREPGTPQAESQDRASSTQGPPEPPGWPCAPGSGSFPRIGLGGPQGTREKVRGLLSKGKQLFRKLGSGKKE; via the exons ATGGAGCAACTGACATCCCTCCCACGGCCGGGGGACCCTGGAGCCATGGAGCCATGGGCACTGCCCGCCTGGCAGAGCTGGACTCCAGGCCAGGGGAGCGAACCTGGAGGCGCAGCCCCAAGCATTGCTGATACTCCAGCAGCTCTGCAGCTTGGAGAACTGGGGCTTAAGGAGAGCTCTGAGCCCGAGGGAGCCAGGAGCCCCCGACTTGTGGGGGGCATTGACCCTGAAGGAACAGAAACTGAGCTGCCCAGCCTGGGGCAGCAAGCAGCAAGCTCCGTACCCAGCTGCCCGATGCTGGAGGATGAGGAGGCGGAGGTTTTTCCTGAG GGCAAGCTGAACATGGGCTTCGGGGACGGACCCAATCTGGAGCTGCTGAGGGCCCTGGGGGAGCTGCAGCAGCGCTGTGCCATCCTTAAGGAGGaaaaccaaatgctg GAGGGCCCCCAGTGGCTCCACGTGCGGGACTTCGACCGGCTGCTGCGCGAGTCCCAGCGGGAGGTGCTGCGGCTGCAGAGGCAGATCGCTCTGCGCAACCAGCAGGAGCCGCCCCCACCGCCCCGGCCCCCGGGCCCTGCTGCCCCGGCCAGAGCAGGGGCGCCCGCCCCCGGGGCCCCGGGAGAG GCCACACTCCAGGAAGATGTGGAAAGCCCACCCGTGGTCCTAGGGGAGCCAGAGAAACAGCAGAGGGTGCAGCAGCTG GAGTCAGAACTCAGCAAGAAGCGGAAGAAATGCGAAAGCCTGGAGCAGGAAGCCCGGAAAAAGCAGAGGCGATGTGAGGAGCTG GAACTGCAGCTGAGAGAAGCCCAGAATGAGAATGCCCGCCTGGTGGAGGAGAACTCTCGGCTCAGTGGGAGAGCCACAGAGAAGGAGCAG GTGGAGTGGGAGAATGCGGAGCTGAGGGGCCAGCTCCTGGGGGTGACACAAGAGAGGGACTCAGCCCTTCGCAAGAGCCAGGGTCTGCAGAGCAAGCTGGAGAGCCTGGAGCAGGTGCTGAAG CACATGCGGGAGGTGGCccagcggcggcagcagctggAGGTCGAGTATGAGCAGGCTCGGCTCAGCctgcaggagaagcagcaggaggtcCAGAGGCTGCAGCAG GCCCAGGCGGAAGCTAAGAGGGAACATGAAGGCGCCGTGCAGCTGCTGGAG tcCACCCTGGATTCCATGCAG GTCCGGGTTCGAGAGCTCGAGGAGCAGTGCCGCAGCCAAACTGAGCGCTTCAGCCTCCTGGCGCAGGAGCTCCAGGCCTTCCGCCTGCACCCTGGCCCCTTGGATCTGCTCACCTCTGCCCTGGGCTGCAGTACCCTTGGGGACCGTCCACCACCCCCCTGCTGCTGCTCTaccccccagccctgcagggggTCTGGCCCCAAAG GAAACCTGGCTGTGGAGGGCCTGGCTCCCTATCCAAGAGGCTCCACCCTCAGTCCCTGGTCCCTCTTCAGGCCACAGACCGCAGGCCCACATGCCTTCTTCTCTTTAGACCTTGACCTCCCACCGGGCTCCCCAGGGCGCTGCAGCCCAAAGTCTTCCGAGCCTGCCTCTGCCACGCTTGCTGGGGTCCCTCGAAGGACCGCCAAGAAGGCAGAGTCTCTCTCCAACTCCTCTCGCTCTGAGTCCATCCACAACAGCCCCAAGTCTTGCCCTACGCCTGAG GTGGACACAGCCAGTgaggtggaggagctggaggcagaCAGTGTGTCCCTGCTCCCAGCAGCGCCGGAGGGCAGCCGGGGAGGAGCCAGGATCCAGGTCTTCCTAGCGCGCTACAG CTACAACCCCTTCGAGGGCCCCAACGAGAATCCAGAGGCAGAGCTGCCGCTTACTGCTGGCGAATATATCTACATCTATGGCAACATGGATGAGGATGGCTTTTTTGAAG ggGAGCTTATGGATGGCCGAAGGGGCCTGGTCCCTTCCAATTTTGTAGAGCGTGTGTCCGACGACGACCTCCTGACCTCCCTCCCTCCGGAGCTGGCCGATTTATCCCACAGTTCAGGCCCTGAACTCAGTTTCCTGAGCGGAGGTGGGGGTGGCAGCAGTAGTGGGGGCCAGAGCAGCGGGGGACGCAGCCAgcccagagcagaggaggaggctgcaggggaCGAGCTTAGTCTGAGCCCCTTGCCTGAGGGTCTGGGTGAGCCTCCTGCTGTGCCTTACCCCCGCCATCTGGCAATCCTCAAGCAGCTGGCCCACAGTGTGGTGCTGGCCTGGGAGCCACCTCCTGAGCAAGTGGAGCTACACGGCTACCATATCTGCGTGAATGGGGAGCTGCGtcaggccctggggcctggggtgcCCCCCAAGGCTGTGCTTGAGGACCTGGACCTGCGGGCCGGGGCCCTCCGTGTTTCTGTACAGTCCCTGACCAGTCGGGGCAGCTCCGACCCTCTGCGCTGCTGCTTGGTGGTGGGTGCCCAGGCCCGAGTGGTACCTACTCAGCTGCGGGTCCATCGACTGACAGCCACATCTGCTGAGATTACCTGGGTTCCCAGCAATAGCAACTTGGCCCATGCCATCTACCTCAATGGGGAAGAGTGcccccctgcctgccccagcacCTACTGGGCCACTTTCTGCCACCTGCGGCCTGGTACACTCTATCAGGCACGAGTGGAAGCTCAGCTCCCACCTCAAGGATCCTGGGAACCAGGCTGGGAGCGGCCGGAGCAGCGGGCTGCCACACTGCAGTTCACCACACTGCCCGCAG GCCCACCTGATGCCCCCCTGGATGTGCAGATTGAGCCGGGGCCCTCACCTGGAATCTTGATCATCAGCTGGCTCCCAGTAACAATTGATGCTGCTGGCACCTCCAATGGCGTCCGTGTCACAGGCTATGCCGTTTATGCTGATGGGCAGAAG ATCATGGAGGTGGCCTCGCCCACAGCAGGCAGTGTGCTGGTGGAGTTGTCCCAGCTTCAGCTGCTGCAGGTGTGCAGTGAGGTGGCTGTACGTACCATGTCACCCCATGGCGAGTCAGCCGACTCCATTCCAGCTCCTGTcgccccagccctggctgtggCCTGCCTGCCAGCCAGGGTCTTCTGCCCCTCACCACGACCAGGCTCGGAGGCCAGACCACCCCTTGCTCCAGCTTCTCCAGGGCCTGGAGACCCCAGCTCTCCCCTCCGGTGCCCTGACCCCCATGGAACTCGAGAGCCCCCTGGGGGCCCCCCAGCAAGCCCTCCCAGAGAGACACCAAAAGGATCCCAAGAGGAGCTCCCAGCACCTTGCTCCCAG GAGGAGGTTGGGGCAGCTGTGCTGGGTGCCTCAGAGGACAGGAGGGCCAGTGGGCCAACCGTGAGGGAGACCGTTCCTGGCCCTGCAGCGTCCTCACTCGCCAAGGAGGAGGCCGAGTGGACTGCAGGAGAGGCCTGCCCAGCACCCTGCTCTACGCAGGAAGCCCTGGCCCAGAGGGTGCCCAGTGCTGAGGCCTGCTGCGGAGGAGACACAGCGTCTGGGCTGAGGCCCAGGGCTGAG AGGGAGGACACGGCGGAGCTCGGGGTCCGTCTGGTGAACTCCCTTGTGGACCATGGCCGCAACTCAGATCTATCAGACAtccaagaggaggaggaagaggaggaagaggatgaggagcTGGGTTCCAGGACTTGCTCTTTCCAGAAGCAGGTTGCTGGCAGCTGCATTAGGGAGAATGGGGCCAAG ccccagcccgacCCCATCTGGGAGACTGACAGCGACGAGGAGGTCTTGGAGCAGATCCTGGAGCTGCCCCTCCAGCAGTTCTGCAGCAAGAAGCTCTTTAGCatccctgaggaggaggaggaagaggatgaggaggatgaggaggacaaagagaggccaggggctggctgTTCTTCCCGAGACCCTGGCCTTCCTGAGCCTGCAGTGCTGGGGCTGGGCTGTGACAGCAGTCTGCCCCGAGGACCTGGCCCGTGTCCGTTGTCTCCTGAGCCCTCCAGGGCTGGGGACCGCCTGGAGGACATGCCCGGACTAGTTGGTGGAAACAGCTGGAAGAGAGGAAATGGCTCCCCCGAGAAGCCCCCAAACCGCAGGCGGTCCCCAGATCCCCGTGAACACTGCAGCCGACTTCTCAGCAACTGCGGGCCCCAGGCCTCTGGACGACCAGGCCCCACACGGGAGAGGGGGGCCCCCGTTGTGGGCGAGGGTGCCAAGGGTGGACCAGAGGCTGGTGGGAGAGGGCGGCCGGCCCCTTCCCGGAGGTGCCCCCGGGGCCTGGCCCCAGAATCTGGCCTGGCCAGCTGCCTTTCTCCCAAATGCTTGGAAATCAGCATCGAATATGATTCTGAGGATGAACAGgaggcgggcggcgggggcgTCAGCATCACCAGCTCCTGCTACCTCGGAGATGGGGAAGCCTGGGGCACAGCACCTATAGGAAGGCCCAGGGGGCCTCTGAAGGCCAATTCAGGCCTCAACCCCTACCCACGCCTCCTGGCCTGGGAGAAAGGGGAGCCAGAACGGAGAGGCCGCAGTGCGACTGGCAGAGCCAAGGAGCAACCCTCCCGG GCAGCAGAGTCGGGGgagcccagagggcagaggggcccCCCACGGAAAGGGGGCCGGGCCCCCAGGCCCACCGAGCTGG CCCCTCCGAGGAGTCCCCCAGAAGTGCTGGCTTACCAGGACCTACCTGTCAGGGTCTTTGTGGCCCTGTTTGACTATGACCCTGTGTCAATGTCACCCAACCCTGATGCTGGGGAAGAGGAGCTCCCCTTCCGGGAGGGCCAGATCCTGAAG GTGTTTGGGGACAAGGATGCCGATGGCTTCTACCGGGGTGAAGGTGGGGGCCGGACAGGCTACATCCCCTGCAACATGGTGGCTGAGGTAGCTGTGGACAGTCTTGTGGGGAGACAACAGTTGTTCCAGCGGGGTTATTTGTCCCCAGATGTTCTCACTGAGGGCTCAG GGCATTGTCCCTTTGTGTACTCCACAGCCCGCACAGCTGGGCCTCCTCCCAAGCCCCGCCGCTCCAAGAAAA CTGAGTCAGaaggccctgcccagcccagtgcAG GCTTCCCCCAGCCGGTCTCCTCTGCCAGCCTGAAAGCTCCCCGCTCCATGGTGGCTGCATTTGACTACAATCCCCAGGAGAGCTCCCCCAACATGGATGTGGAG GCAGAGCTACCCTTCCGGGCAGGGGACGTCATTACTGTGTTCGGGGGCATGGACGATGATGGTTTCTACTAT GGCGAGCTGAATGGACAGAGGGGCCTGGTTCCATCCAACTTCCTGGAGGGCCCTGGGCCTGAGGCGGGCAGCTCAGACAGGGAGCCTGGGACACCCCAGGCTGAGAGTCAG